In Aureibaculum algae, the following are encoded in one genomic region:
- a CDS encoding DUF808 domain-containing protein, with the protein MATGFFALLDDIAALMDDVAVMGKIATKKTAGILGDDLAVNAEKASGFISSREIPVLWAITKGSFLNKLIILPIAFLLSAFLPWAVTLILILGGVYLAYEGAEKIYELIVPHHHETVIVEETELTKEEVLALEKTKIRSAIITDFILSIEIVIIALGTVLDKPLLTQIMVVSVVAIIATIGVYGIVALIVRMDDLGVRFIKLSKDKKNISYYIGTFLIKALPMVIRALGIIGTIALLLVAGGIFVHYIDFFHHVSEDLLSSVPSILKEFIFGLVIGFVALFVLNSFKFIWKKIKK; encoded by the coding sequence ATGGCTACAGGATTTTTTGCCTTACTTGATGATATTGCAGCATTGATGGATGACGTTGCCGTTATGGGCAAAATTGCAACAAAAAAAACAGCTGGAATATTAGGTGATGATTTAGCCGTTAATGCTGAAAAAGCATCAGGCTTTATATCTTCAAGAGAAATTCCTGTATTGTGGGCTATTACAAAAGGTTCTTTTTTGAATAAACTAATTATTTTACCTATTGCATTTTTATTAAGTGCTTTTTTACCTTGGGCGGTAACACTTATATTAATTTTAGGTGGTGTTTATTTAGCCTATGAAGGTGCCGAAAAAATATATGAACTTATTGTACCTCACCATCATGAAACTGTTATTGTTGAAGAAACAGAGCTCACAAAAGAAGAAGTATTAGCACTTGAAAAGACAAAAATAAGATCAGCCATTATTACAGATTTTATTTTATCTATTGAAATTGTAATTATTGCACTAGGTACTGTACTCGACAAACCCCTTCTCACGCAAATAATGGTAGTTTCGGTGGTAGCTATTATTGCAACAATTGGTGTTTATGGCATTGTAGCCCTAATCGTTAGAATGGATGATTTAGGCGTCAGGTTTATTAAACTTAGTAAAGACAAGAAAAACATATCCTATTATATTGGTACATTTTTAATAAAAGCGTTACCGATGGTGATTAGAGCGTTAGGTATTATTGGAACAATCGCTTTATTATTAGTAGCAGGTGGTATTTTTGTTCATTATATTGACTTTTTTCATCATGTTTCAGAGGACTTATTATCATCTGTACCATCAATTCTGAAAGAGTTTATTTTTGGGCTAGTCATTGGCTTTGTTGCATTATTTGTTTTAAATAGTTTTAAATTTATCTGGAAAAAAATAAAGAAGTAA
- a CDS encoding fasciclin domain-containing protein has protein sequence MKKLSKLLPAFLAIFLVFSFVSCDDDDDPKQPEIKTITDFVQANEANYGLLLEALTKADGGLATVLDGPGPFTVFAPNDVAFTAFLSSNGFANIDAVPSDVLTQILLNHVVSGAVKSTGLSTGYIETLSTLSPGSGNLNMHVNTEGGVTLNGISKVTAADNILENGVVHLVDKVIGLPTIVTFATADPNFSTLVAALTRADQPDFVATLSTANGTDPAPFTVFAPTNDAFGSLLDELGASGLEDIDEETLTATLQHHVVAGANVLSSALTDNMIVGTLGGNITANVTGGATLTDANDRVSNIVAVDVQAANGVIHVIDKVILPPLN, from the coding sequence ATGAAAAAACTATCAAAATTATTACCAGCATTTCTAGCCATATTCCTTGTATTCTCATTTGTATCTTGTGATGACGATGATGATCCTAAACAACCAGAAATTAAAACCATAACTGATTTTGTTCAAGCAAATGAAGCCAATTACGGACTTTTACTTGAAGCATTGACCAAAGCAGATGGAGGATTGGCAACAGTACTTGACGGACCGGGACCTTTTACTGTTTTTGCTCCTAACGACGTTGCATTTACAGCCTTTCTTTCTTCTAACGGTTTTGCAAATATAGATGCCGTACCATCCGATGTCTTAACTCAAATTCTTTTAAATCATGTTGTTAGCGGAGCTGTTAAATCAACAGGTTTATCAACTGGATATATTGAGACCTTATCTACGTTATCTCCTGGTTCAGGAAATCTAAACATGCATGTAAATACTGAAGGCGGAGTTACCTTAAATGGTATATCGAAGGTAACTGCAGCAGATAACATTTTAGAAAATGGTGTGGTGCATTTGGTTGACAAGGTAATCGGGTTACCTACAATTGTAACTTTTGCCACTGCAGATCCTAATTTTTCAACGTTGGTAGCTGCTTTAACAAGAGCAGATCAACCTGATTTTGTAGCTACATTGTCCACGGCAAATGGAACAGACCCTGCACCTTTTACAGTTTTTGCACCAACCAATGATGCTTTCGGTAGTTTATTAGATGAATTAGGAGCTTCTGGACTTGAAGATATAGATGAAGAAACATTGACAGCCACTTTACAACATCATGTGGTAGCAGGTGCTAATGTTTTATCTTCTGCTTTAACAGATAATATGATAGTTGGAACACTTGGTGGAAATATAACAGCAAATGTTACTGGAGGTGCTACATTAACAGATGCTAATGATAGAGTAAGCAATATAGTAGCTGTGGATGTTCAAGCTGCAAATGGAGTAATACACGTAATAGATAAAGTGATATTACCTCCATTAAATTAA
- a CDS encoding IS256 family transposase, translated as MNTELEKQLEALLGKITNKEDFDQVKEQLLKRGIESLLRAEMTAHLGYQKGDSIIANNQRNGFSQKTIKTQNGEQRIQIPRDREASFDPVIVPKHQSISQELEDCIQLLYAKGMSNLDIIDFIHRTYGVNYSTSQVSIITNQLLEDIKLWQNRPLEDVYPIIWIDAIHYKIRQEGKVISKACMIVLGVNTEGQQDILSMHIVETEKASAWMSILDDLRSRGVKDIFFLCSDNLPGLDKAVEAIFPDSIRQICIVHQIRNSLKYVSYKDRKAIMTDIKGIYQADNEQFALEALQIFKQNWEHKYVSAVQSWENNWDNLTAFLNYPKEIRKLIYTTNIIESFNASLRKYTRNKKVFPNDDAALKSIYLAAQSISAKWKKTRFKWGQIYNQLYICFPNRL; from the coding sequence ATGAACACAGAATTAGAAAAACAGTTGGAAGCCTTACTTGGTAAAATCACTAACAAAGAAGACTTTGATCAAGTCAAAGAACAATTACTTAAACGCGGTATTGAATCACTTTTAAGAGCAGAAATGACGGCTCATTTAGGTTACCAAAAAGGTGATTCCATAATTGCAAACAACCAGCGTAATGGTTTTTCACAGAAGACCATAAAAACGCAAAATGGAGAACAACGTATCCAAATCCCAAGAGATAGAGAGGCTAGTTTTGATCCAGTTATAGTTCCAAAACATCAGTCGATCAGTCAAGAATTAGAAGACTGTATCCAATTGCTTTACGCTAAGGGTATGAGCAATTTGGATATAATCGACTTTATCCACCGTACCTATGGTGTTAATTATTCAACATCACAGGTATCGATTATTACCAATCAATTATTAGAGGACATCAAGCTCTGGCAGAATAGGCCTTTAGAAGACGTTTATCCTATAATTTGGATAGATGCCATTCACTATAAAATAAGACAGGAAGGCAAGGTTATCTCTAAAGCTTGTATGATAGTTTTAGGTGTTAATACCGAAGGGCAACAGGATATTTTGAGCATGCATATTGTTGAAACCGAAAAAGCATCTGCTTGGATGTCTATTTTAGATGATCTGCGCTCTCGTGGAGTGAAAGATATTTTCTTTTTATGCTCGGATAACCTACCAGGACTTGACAAAGCGGTAGAAGCTATTTTCCCGGATAGCATAAGACAGATCTGTATTGTACATCAAATTAGAAACTCACTAAAATACGTGAGTTACAAAGACAGAAAAGCAATAATGACGGATATTAAAGGCATTTACCAAGCAGATAATGAACAGTTCGCTTTAGAAGCTCTCCAAATATTTAAACAAAATTGGGAACATAAATACGTATCTGCCGTACAGTCTTGGGAGAATAATTGGGATAACTTGACCGCTTTTTTAAATTATCCTAAAGAAATAAGAAAACTTATTTACACAACTAATATCATTGAAAGTTTTAATGCAAGTCTTAGAAAATATACGCGTAACAAAAAAGTGTTCCCTAATGATGATGCAGCCTTGAAATCCATCTATTTAGCGGCACAAAGCATCAGTGCAAAATGGAAGAAAACACGTTTTAAATGGGGACAAATCTACAATCAATTGTATATTTGTTTTCCAAACAGGTTATAA
- the mnmA gene encoding tRNA 2-thiouridine(34) synthase MnmA → MKRVVVGLSGGVDSSVAAYLLKEQGYEVIGLFMKNWHDDSVTISNECPWLEDSNDAMLVAEKLGIPFQVVDLSEEYKERIVDYMFREYEIGRTPNPDVLCNREIKFDVFLKIALELGADFVATGHYCRKGIIKTNDQETYQLLAGKDVNKDQSYFLCQLSQEQLATTLFPIGELTKPEVRQIATDLDLITAEKKDSQGLCFIGKVRLPEFLQQKLQPKEGVIVQIPNDAQVFNRSKTEFESKEEELAYKATKYEYHLNDGKVVGKHQGAHYFTKGQRKGLAVGGTVEPLFVIETDVDENIIYTGEGKNHKGLYRNVLFVNNNEIHWVREDLALKDGEQLQVKARIRYRQALENATIYKISGGLYVEFENQQSAITEGQFVAWYQDDELLGSGVIS, encoded by the coding sequence ATGAAAAGAGTCGTAGTAGGACTTTCAGGAGGTGTAGATTCTAGTGTTGCCGCTTATTTATTGAAAGAACAGGGGTATGAAGTTATTGGCTTATTTATGAAAAATTGGCATGATGATTCGGTTACCATATCTAATGAATGTCCATGGTTAGAAGATAGTAATGATGCTATGCTAGTTGCTGAAAAATTAGGAATACCTTTTCAGGTTGTAGATTTGAGTGAAGAATACAAGGAACGTATAGTTGATTATATGTTTCGTGAATATGAAATAGGAAGAACGCCAAACCCTGATGTACTATGTAATAGAGAAATAAAATTTGATGTTTTTTTAAAAATAGCATTAGAATTGGGTGCTGATTTTGTAGCAACGGGTCATTATTGTCGTAAAGGGATTATTAAGACTAATGATCAAGAAACATATCAATTGTTGGCCGGTAAGGATGTTAATAAAGATCAATCTTATTTTCTATGTCAATTATCTCAAGAACAATTGGCTACAACACTTTTTCCTATTGGAGAACTAACGAAACCTGAAGTTAGACAAATTGCTACTGATTTAGATTTAATTACAGCAGAAAAGAAAGATTCACAAGGGTTATGTTTTATTGGTAAAGTACGTTTACCAGAATTTTTACAGCAAAAATTACAACCTAAAGAAGGTGTTATTGTGCAAATACCAAATGATGCCCAAGTTTTTAATAGATCTAAAACTGAGTTTGAATCTAAAGAAGAGGAATTGGCCTATAAAGCTACAAAATATGAATATCATTTAAATGATGGAAAAGTAGTTGGTAAACATCAAGGGGCTCATTATTTTACTAAAGGTCAACGAAAAGGCTTAGCTGTTGGTGGAACGGTAGAACCACTATTTGTTATAGAAACTGATGTAGATGAAAATATTATTTATACTGGTGAAGGGAAAAACCATAAAGGACTCTATAGAAATGTTCTTTTTGTAAATAATAATGAAATTCATTGGGTTCGTGAGGATTTAGCATTAAAGGATGGTGAACAATTACAAGTAAAGGCTAGAATAAGATATAGGCAAGCGTTGGAAAATGCAACGATATATAAGATAAGTGGTGGACTATATGTGGAATTCGAAAATCAACAATCAGCTATCACAGAAGGTCAATTTGTGGCCTGGTATCAAGATGATGAGTTGTTAGGGTCTGGAGTAATTTCTTAA
- a CDS encoding toxin-antitoxin system YwqK family antitoxin, which translates to MKKIKLPYIFMIVAILGSQLSFSQDDSNQLDENGNRHGVWKKYYSNSRIRYRGTFEHGKEVGTFKYYSAAQSDYPNVIKKFENNDGIADVSFYSDEGLLLSSGKMDGKKRVGKWQYFHEDGKTIMSEENYVDGKLEGDYKTFYNTGKPTEVGYFKDGKLDSVYRKYSIKGHLYQHFNYKNGLLNGKAVYYNRKTGELTTKGEFKDDKKVGTWENYADGELISTEQPNKKKERPKKQEKN; encoded by the coding sequence ATGAAAAAAATTAAACTACCCTATATATTTATGATAGTCGCTATTTTGGGCTCTCAGTTGTCGTTCTCACAAGATGATAGTAATCAATTAGATGAAAATGGTAATAGACATGGAGTTTGGAAAAAATATTACAGTAATAGTAGAATTCGTTATAGAGGAACTTTTGAACATGGCAAGGAAGTAGGTACCTTTAAATATTACTCAGCTGCTCAGTCTGATTATCCCAATGTAATAAAGAAATTCGAAAATAATGACGGTATTGCTGATGTTAGCTTTTATAGTGATGAAGGATTATTGCTAAGTAGTGGTAAAATGGATGGTAAAAAAAGAGTAGGGAAGTGGCAATATTTTCATGAAGATGGTAAAACAATTATGTCAGAAGAAAATTATGTAGATGGTAAGTTAGAAGGAGACTATAAAACTTTTTATAATACAGGTAAACCTACAGAAGTTGGGTATTTTAAAGACGGTAAATTAGATAGTGTTTACAGAAAGTATTCTATAAAGGGGCATTTATATCAACACTTTAATTATAAGAATGGTTTGTTAAATGGAAAAGCGGTTTACTATAATAGAAAAACAGGTGAACTTACAACAAAAGGAGAATTTAAAGATGATAAGAAAGTAGGAACTTGGGAAAATTATGCAGATGGAGAGTTAATTAGTACTGAGCAACCTAACAAAAAGAAAGAGCGTCCAAAAAAACAAGAAAAAAATTAA
- the purB gene encoding adenylosuccinate lyase, whose product MILNELSAVSPIDGRYRNKISNLAPFFSEEALIKYRVKVEIEYFIALTEIPLPQLSDYDKNTNTALRAIYIDFSTKDAQSIKDIEKVTNHDVKAVEYFIKEKFDILNLKKFKEFIHFGLTSQDINNTAIPLSIHDAFDVVYYPDLATLIEKLRTLSNDWAEIPMLARTHGQPASPTRLGKEFMVFVERIEQQVKQLQNIPYAAKFGGATGNFNAHKVAYPTIDWKKFGTNFVENILGLHHSFPTTQIEHYDHIAGIFDALKRINTIVIDLDRDIWTYISMNYFKQKIKAGEVGSSAMPHKVNPIDFENSEGNLGMANAIFEHLSAKLPISRLQRDLTDSTVLRNVGVPFAHTLIGFSSTLKGLSKLLLNKEKFEEDLENNWAVVAEAIQTILRRESYPNPYEALKGLTRTNAVINQKSMADFIDSLEVNDSIKTELKAITPSNYTGI is encoded by the coding sequence ATGATCCTTAACGAATTAAGTGCCGTTTCACCAATTGATGGTAGATACAGAAATAAAATATCAAATTTAGCTCCTTTTTTTTCGGAAGAAGCTTTAATAAAATATCGTGTTAAAGTAGAAATTGAATATTTTATTGCCTTAACTGAAATACCACTTCCACAATTAAGTGATTACGATAAAAATACAAATACTGCACTTCGTGCTATTTATATAGATTTTTCAACAAAAGATGCCCAAAGTATCAAGGATATTGAAAAAGTCACTAACCATGATGTAAAGGCTGTTGAATATTTTATAAAAGAAAAATTTGACATTTTAAATTTAAAGAAGTTCAAAGAGTTTATCCATTTCGGACTTACATCGCAAGACATAAACAATACTGCAATTCCACTTTCTATTCATGATGCTTTTGATGTCGTTTACTATCCTGATTTAGCAACATTAATTGAAAAATTAAGAACCTTATCTAATGACTGGGCAGAAATCCCCATGTTAGCACGTACACATGGCCAACCAGCATCACCAACTAGACTAGGTAAAGAGTTTATGGTTTTTGTAGAACGTATTGAACAACAAGTAAAGCAATTGCAGAATATACCGTATGCCGCTAAATTTGGTGGAGCAACAGGTAATTTTAATGCTCATAAAGTTGCTTATCCTACTATAGATTGGAAAAAATTTGGTACTAATTTCGTAGAAAACATCTTAGGACTACATCATTCTTTTCCTACCACTCAAATTGAACATTACGATCACATTGCTGGTATTTTTGATGCCTTAAAGCGAATAAACACAATAGTAATAGATTTAGATAGGGATATATGGACTTATATTTCTATGAATTATTTTAAACAAAAAATAAAAGCTGGCGAAGTGGGCTCTTCTGCAATGCCACATAAGGTAAATCCAATAGATTTTGAAAATTCGGAAGGTAATTTAGGAATGGCTAATGCTATTTTTGAGCACTTGTCTGCAAAACTTCCAATTTCTAGATTGCAACGTGATTTAACCGACTCAACAGTACTAAGAAATGTGGGCGTTCCTTTTGCTCATACATTAATTGGTTTTTCTTCTACCTTAAAAGGACTTAGCAAGTTATTGTTAAATAAAGAAAAATTTGAAGAAGATTTAGAAAACAATTGGGCTGTTGTTGCGGAGGCCATTCAAACCATTTTACGTAGAGAAAGTTATCCAAATCCATATGAAGCCTTAAAAGGATTGACGAGAACTAATGCTGTGATTAATCAAAAATCAATGGCTGACTTTATTGATAGCTTAGAAGTTAATGATAGCATAAAAACAGAGCTAAAAGCAATTACTCCGTCTAATTACACTGGAATTTAA
- a CDS encoding NAD(P)H-dependent flavin oxidoreductase, with product MLENNKITKLFDIKYPLIQAGMVWASGWRLVSAVSNAGGLGLIGAGSMYPDVLKEHIQKCKKATDKPFGINVPMLYPNIKELLQIIIDEEVKIVFTSAGNPKTYTSFLKENGITVVHVVSSLKFALKAQEAGVDAIVAEGFEAGGHNGRDETTTFTLIPMVKEKIKIPLIAAGGIATGRGMLAAMVLGADAVQIGSRFVASEEASSHINFKQKVVEAKEGDTQLTLKELAPVRLLKNKFFNDVQDLYKKNPTIDELKDLLGRARAKKGMFEGDLEEGELEIGQIAGLIHTIKPASEIVSEIMSDFDSARKEMAFY from the coding sequence ATGTTAGAAAATAATAAAATCACAAAATTATTTGATATAAAGTATCCGCTAATTCAAGCGGGAATGGTATGGGCTAGTGGTTGGCGATTAGTTTCTGCGGTGAGTAATGCTGGCGGACTCGGATTGATAGGAGCAGGATCTATGTATCCAGATGTATTAAAGGAGCACATTCAGAAGTGTAAAAAAGCTACAGATAAGCCCTTTGGTATAAATGTGCCCATGTTATATCCAAACATAAAAGAACTACTTCAAATTATAATTGACGAAGAAGTCAAAATAGTTTTTACATCTGCGGGTAATCCAAAGACGTATACTTCTTTTCTAAAAGAAAATGGTATTACTGTAGTGCATGTTGTCAGTTCTTTGAAATTTGCTTTAAAGGCTCAAGAAGCTGGAGTTGATGCAATTGTAGCTGAAGGTTTTGAAGCAGGAGGCCATAATGGTCGTGATGAGACTACTACATTTACGCTAATCCCCATGGTAAAAGAAAAAATAAAGATTCCACTTATTGCTGCTGGAGGAATAGCAACTGGAAGAGGAATGTTAGCCGCTATGGTGTTGGGGGCAGATGCTGTTCAAATTGGGAGTAGGTTTGTTGCTAGTGAAGAAGCATCTTCGCATATTAATTTTAAACAAAAAGTTGTAGAGGCCAAGGAAGGAGATACGCAATTGACGTTAAAAGAACTAGCTCCCGTTCGTTTGTTAAAGAATAAGTTTTTTAATGATGTTCAAGATTTGTATAAAAAGAACCCTACAATCGATGAACTAAAAGATTTACTAGGTAGGGCAAGAGCCAAAAAAGGTATGTTTGAAGGTGATTTAGAAGAGGGTGAATTAGAAATAGGGCAAATAGCAGGATTAATCCATACCATAAAACCAGCTTCTGAAATTGTAAGTGAAATTATGTCAGACTTTGATAGTGCAAGAAAAGAAATGGCATTCTA
- a CDS encoding TonB-dependent receptor, which yields MKIYLSILMVWCGLVLHAQHTLSGKIIDTNNQPLIEADVYAPELHKGTITDMDGNYILKNLPKGSLTIVIGYVGFNSKSVTVEITEESTVLDVTLEESVFNMDEVILSTPFNKLQSENVMKVEHKTVQQLQRSGAVSLIEGISNVAGVSQISTGMGIGKPVIRGLSGNRVLVYSQGVRLENQQFGDEHGLGLNDNGVESVEIIKGPASLLYGSDALGGVLYFNPEKYANANITTATISQKYFTNTMGSNTSFNFKSSSETIKFIASMGYNSHHDYKIPDGTHVTNSRFNEFDVKSALGFELKNFSSDNRFNLTSSNIGIAEGIGVQNSHIIPQNPYQRIDNYIISSHNHIYFNDSNLDIHLGYTANNRREFEDEHEHEEEHEEEEHEEEHEEHLEPSLQMKLKTFTYDVQYHLPTIGQFESILGVQGLTQSNTNLGEELLIPDANMNDLGVFAMVNTKWDTHFLQGGIRFDTRNINTEKHIVEHEGDEHIFDAIDNSYNSFTASLGYKTTLFDKVETRLNLATGFRAPNLAELTSNGVHHGTNRYEIGNSDLNNEQNYQIDLAFEYKNEHIEFFANGFLNVIKNYIFLTPTGTTIDDIDAYTYIQDDSKLYGSEFGFHLHPHPLDWLHLESSFEMVIGKQDNGDYLPLIPANQFNNTLRGEFDIKNWISNGYASIKLESVLNQNNVGLFETKSDGYQLLHLGLGGDVKINNTKFNLSFTLNNALDTEYISHLSRLKSEGIYNIGRTAMLGLKFNI from the coding sequence ATGAAAATTTATTTATCTATACTTATGGTATGGTGTGGCCTTGTATTACATGCTCAACACACGCTTTCAGGAAAAATTATTGACACCAATAACCAGCCTCTTATTGAAGCCGATGTTTATGCTCCAGAGTTGCATAAAGGCACAATAACAGATATGGACGGTAATTATATCTTAAAAAATTTACCAAAAGGCTCTTTAACAATTGTTATCGGTTATGTCGGGTTTAATTCAAAATCCGTAACAGTAGAAATTACTGAAGAAAGTACGGTATTAGATGTAACTCTAGAAGAATCTGTCTTTAATATGGACGAAGTCATATTATCTACTCCATTTAATAAATTACAAAGCGAAAATGTAATGAAGGTAGAACACAAAACAGTTCAACAATTACAACGCTCGGGAGCAGTAAGTCTTATTGAGGGTATTTCTAATGTTGCTGGGGTTTCTCAAATTTCAACAGGTATGGGTATTGGAAAACCTGTAATTAGAGGTTTAAGCGGCAATAGAGTATTGGTTTATTCGCAAGGGGTACGCTTAGAAAATCAACAGTTTGGAGATGAACACGGGCTGGGATTAAATGATAATGGCGTTGAAAGTGTAGAAATTATTAAAGGTCCGGCTTCCCTTTTATACGGATCTGATGCTTTAGGGGGGGTCTTGTATTTTAATCCTGAAAAGTATGCTAATGCGAATATTACTACTGCCACCATTAGTCAAAAATATTTTACCAATACTATGGGAAGTAATACTTCATTTAATTTTAAATCTTCTTCTGAAACTATAAAATTTATAGCGTCTATGGGCTATAATTCTCATCACGATTATAAAATACCAGACGGAACGCATGTTACCAATTCTCGATTTAATGAGTTTGACGTAAAATCTGCTTTAGGTTTCGAGTTGAAAAATTTCAGTTCTGACAATCGTTTTAATTTAACCTCATCAAACATCGGTATCGCTGAAGGAATTGGTGTGCAAAACTCTCATATTATTCCTCAAAATCCGTATCAAAGAATTGACAATTATATTATTAGTTCTCATAATCACATCTATTTTAATGATTCTAATTTAGATATTCATTTAGGTTATACCGCTAATAATAGAAGAGAATTTGAAGATGAGCATGAACATGAAGAAGAACACGAGGAAGAAGAGCATGAAGAAGAGCATGAAGAACATTTAGAACCTTCATTACAAATGAAGCTAAAAACGTTTACTTATGATGTGCAATATCATTTACCCACAATAGGTCAGTTCGAGAGTATTTTAGGTGTCCAAGGTTTAACACAAAGCAATACTAATTTGGGAGAAGAGTTATTAATACCCGATGCCAACATGAATGATTTGGGTGTATTTGCTATGGTAAATACAAAATGGGATACCCATTTTTTACAAGGAGGTATTCGCTTTGACACAAGAAATATTAATACAGAAAAGCATATTGTAGAACACGAGGGAGATGAACATATATTTGATGCCATTGATAATTCATACAACAGTTTCACTGCTTCTTTAGGTTACAAAACTACATTATTTGATAAGGTAGAGACGCGATTAAATTTAGCTACAGGTTTTCGTGCTCCTAATTTAGCAGAGTTGACTTCAAATGGTGTACATCATGGTACAAATAGATATGAAATAGGAAATTCTGATTTAAATAACGAACAAAATTATCAAATAGATTTAGCATTTGAATATAAAAACGAACACATTGAATTTTTTGCCAATGGTTTCTTAAATGTGATTAAGAATTATATATTTTTAACTCCTACAGGAACAACTATTGACGATATTGATGCCTATACATACATACAAGATGACTCGAAGTTGTATGGTAGTGAATTTGGATTCCACTTACACCCTCACCCTTTAGATTGGTTGCATTTAGAAAGTAGTTTTGAAATGGTAATTGGAAAACAAGACAATGGAGATTACTTACCACTAATACCGGCAAATCAATTTAATAACACCTTACGTGGTGAGTTTGATATTAAAAACTGGATTTCTAATGGGTATGCATCCATAAAATTGGAAAGTGTATTAAACCAAAACAACGTGGGACTGTTTGAAACAAAATCTGATGGTTACCAATTATTACATTTAGGTCTTGGTGGAGATGTAAAAATTAACAACACTAAGTTTAACCTCAGCTTTACACTTAACAACGCCTTAGATACAGAGTATATTTCGCATTTATCACGTTTAAAAAGTGAAGGCATTTATAATATTGGAAGAACTGCAATGTTAGGTCTAAAATTTAATATTTAG
- a CDS encoding 3-ketoacyl-ACP reductase — protein MKDLKNKKAIITGGGRGLGKATAIAFAKEGIDVAITGRNEAILKETVSELEAYGIKAIYSVFDVSNYEDVKHSIKSIIKTLGSVDILVNNAGIAAFGTFNEMEVNQWSQIIQTNVMGMYYVTKEILPHLIAKNEGDIINVSSTAGLNGNASTSAYSASKFAVIGMSESLMKEVRKNNIRVCTLTPSTIASDMSIELGIATKDSQDSVLQPEDFAELIVAGLKLPRRAMLKSAALWSTNP, from the coding sequence ATGAAAGATTTAAAAAATAAAAAAGCAATAATTACCGGCGGCGGAAGGGGACTTGGTAAAGCTACAGCTATTGCATTTGCGAAAGAAGGAATAGATGTTGCTATAACTGGAAGAAATGAAGCTATTTTAAAAGAAACAGTTTCTGAATTAGAAGCTTATGGTATTAAAGCAATTTATTCCGTATTTGATGTAAGCAACTACGAAGATGTCAAACATAGTATTAAAAGTATTATAAAAACCTTAGGTTCAGTTGATATTTTGGTAAATAATGCAGGAATTGCAGCATTCGGGACTTTTAATGAAATGGAAGTTAACCAATGGAGTCAAATTATTCAAACTAATGTGATGGGGATGTATTATGTGACGAAAGAAATTTTACCTCATTTAATAGCAAAAAATGAAGGTGATATTATTAATGTTTCGTCTACAGCTGGATTAAATGGAAATGCCAGTACCTCAGCTTATTCTGCATCAAAATTCGCAGTAATTGGAATGTCAGAATCCTTAATGAAAGAAGTTCGTAAAAATAATATTAGAGTTTGTACATTAACTCCAAGTACTATAGCATCTGATATGTCAATTGAACTCGGTATTGCAACCAAAGATTCTCAAGATAGTGTTTTACAACCTGAAGATTTTGCAGAATTAATAGTGGCAGGATTAAAACTACCAAGAAGAGCTATGCTTAAAAGTGCAGCCTTATGGTCTACAAATCCTTAA